Part of the Oncorhynchus keta strain PuntledgeMale-10-30-2019 chromosome 31, Oket_V2, whole genome shotgun sequence genome, CTCTCCTCTCCGCCCATGCTACCATGTACAATATTACTGATTCATTAACAATGGGGGAGGAAACGGAACAGAAATATGTAACAAATTCTGGAGTGGATGAATAGGGAGACAAGGATGCTTGTTTCTTctcaaatacaaaaataacactACATATCCAGTACCTAACcgtggtctagttatagtaataatgataataataaagtACGAGCAATTCTGAAAATCAAACAACAGACCACTGATGAGGACAGTGATAGGTCCATAGGGAGAGTGCCGCTGATACCAGGAAGTAGACTAACTGTACACAACTTGTTTTAGTGGTTTAACAAAAGACTGTTCTCCTCTGTATTGAGATATGAGGTACTGGCAACATCTGGCTCCTGATATGCACTCTTTGACCTTTATCTTGAATAGGATTAGGAAAACACATTTTCTCTGTAAATAAGCGATAAGATACGATCTGTTGGTAAAAAATATCCGACAATGTTTTATAGCAGATTCGCAAACAAtgtcaacagagagagaaaatacaaaTAAAGCTGGACACGATGCGCAAAAtctagaaaataaataaatagaaaaataaGCGCTGgcaaaaaaacaaataaatatactgaacatcatttttttaaaaatcattgGATGGTCATTTAGGATTCAGGAGCCCGTACATGTTGCTTATTCATATTAATCATATATTCATATCATATTTGTTTCTAAACACGTTCAGAAGATGACGGGAAATAAGATAATGGTCACATGACTTCTTACAATTTGATATCAGATTCACATCAATATGCTCTTCCACAGACATACAGAGTAGAGACAGAATCCTTAAAGATTTGCCAGTGTAATGTATATACAACAACGAAGAAGAACTTCTGCAAACGACACATTGCACGTTTCATCCAAAAATGACAGGGCTGCAATTGCTTACCCCTCTTATCCAATCAGGGTGAGGCAGGGTGGAACCCCCTCCCCTCTTGAGTGATCAGAAGGCCAGTGCAGGGCCGAAGGTGGAGTTGAGGGCATCGAACAAACACGCATCCATCATTCAACTCAACGCGCCGACACTACTGGGAAAAAGGATCTAAATACAAACAGCACATACGCCTTCAGCTTCCGCTCGGGTTTCTGCCTTGCTTTGATagacattttttttgtaaatatgtTTTGTGTGGTTTTGTTTAGACAAAAGGTTACATCTAGTTAAGCACACACTTGTTTTTTTTTCCTCACTAAGGTGTCACTTTCACAGTTTGTGCTACAACATTACACAGGGGGCTGGGATGGGGTGGGGTCGAGGAAGGGGGGGGATCTCCTATAGGTGAGTAGCTGAGGAGGGTCTCTGGTGTCCCAGGTTGTAGAGAACGCCGAAATAAGACAGGCGGCCAGAGGGCCCAGCTCCAGAAAAACAAGAGCTGGAAGACGATAAGGAGAAAAACATACCCTAAGTTTGACCACTGACACATGGCTAgcattagcctggtcccagatctctttGTGCTGTATAACCAACTCCTATAGTCATTGGCATGACAAGGGTCATAAGTTGTCAAAACCACACACATAGATCTGAGACCAGGCAAGACAAGCATTACACCAAGATGACAGCGGAAAGTGCTGAACACACACCTGGGCTGGGGGATTACATTAAGTCCTTGAGGTTAaggtctgccagtgggtccttgGGTTTTTTGCTCTGGGTGGCAGCAGGTCCTGAAGACAGCTGGAAAACAGAAAAAACGAATTGAGTACCACTTCAaaaacattgcctttaaaatatatttattttgctCATATAAGCCTCATAGCTTTCCCAATAGCAAGCCTGTGTTTACTTTGTGGAAAAGTCTTATGATGATGTTTTACACTTTGATTTTGGTCTTCAGGagaacacatgaaaacatgaatgtTGACATGCATCATTTTATGGGACTGTATCAAAAGTGGACTAATGAAGAATATATGAGTATATTTCCCCCTTAAATACGTTTATTACTGAAGGAGTAACAGGTGATTCTGTATACTTATGTGcactctactgtgtgtgtgtgtgtgcatgcatgtgtgttacCAGTGCCCCTGGTGCTGCAGCTCCTGGCAGGGGTGGTCTCATGGGTTGACCCATCATTGGCTGTCCCATCATCATGGGAGGCATCATGGGAACTCCAGATCCAGCTGCTGAGGCCTGGACAGAGATGGAAGGGGTTAATGGAATTGACCAATAACGACGTCCTGTCTTGAATAAGAACACTGAGCTCATTTATACGTTTAGCTGTCCATGTTGGTTTCTGGGCATCCAGTCCAGTATCTCACCATGCTAAAGCCAGGATGTGCTCCCATGGGCGGAGGGATGGCTCCAGGGGCACCAGGGGCTCCAGGGGCGGGGCCACCCTAGAAACAGGAAGTCAAGACATAAACAGTTCACAGCTCTATGACATAGAACATCATTTCCATTCCTGAACAATCCTTTTCCAATTTCCAATCCTTTTCCAACAGAAATGCTACACTCTCCAGGCTCTACAGAGTGTGGTGAAGACTGCCCAGTCCATCACTGGAGACTGACTCTCTTCACAGCTGCACCTAAGAGactttcactcactcacccacccttacacacacacctcgcacgtacgtacgcacgcacacatacacctcatacgcacgcacacacacacacacctcatacgcacgcacacacacacacaaacccatgtaCCATTGCCGCTACTATTTATCTAAGCTGCTCACCCATATCACTACTCACTCTAGCACATTTCATAGTCTACACTGTATATTCTTATTGTGTATATTTCCAAACATTACTATTTTTACAACTTTTTTTTGTATAaatgtgtattgtactgttgaggaGAGctttgcaagtaagcatttcactgtacaacTTACAACCTGTATCCTGTGCACATGaccaataaacgttgatttgatttcAATAATAAATGTCCCAATAACGGTTCTTTGCTAATATTGGGAGGCTTCTGGAGGCTTTTACCATCATAGGTCCAGGAGCGCCCCAGCTGGGAGGGGCTACCTGGGGGGTCCAGTTAGATCCTCCTGTCAGCTTCTTCTCATTCCACTGGTGGTCCCTATATGAGACACACATGACACCAAAGTTGTCATCAGCTAACTGGAAGGTTTGGGAATACACACCAGATACCGCATGACTTTGATTGTTATTTAGGAAGCACACAAAGAAAAGGagaacacgcacacgcacacacacgcgcaagcACGAACACAAAGAAACTCCATACGTACTTTTTCTGAATCCCCAGATCTGCAAGAGAAGAAAACATCATTTCAGAACTCATTATTAAACtgacaaaaaaaaacagtaaTCAGAACCATCAAGACTGTCCAGGTGTGATCAATACATGCCTCCAACCAGGTTTGCCAGGGAGGAGTCCAAGTCGCCCCCGATGGATGGCCGTTTAATAGCTGTGGCGCCTGTCATGCCAACCCCGACCGCGGGTGTAAACTTGGTACTGACCCCACCACTGCCAGTGCTGCCCACACTACCCCCAGTGGACTGGGGTGTTATGGCTGGCATCAGTATGTCCCCTAATCCGCCAAACACTTAGAGGGAAAGGGTAGAAATAAGGGGAGTAAGATGTTAGTGACATGCAGCATGGATGAAAGGGGCAGATGTGAAATCAGCACCATACAATTCATCACCACAACAATAGCCATTCAGTGCAGTACTCTGGTGTGCAATTCATGTACCGAGCAGGGCAGAAACAATATACACCTAATCTCGGTTAACGCAGAACAAAAATCTTGCGGAATTTGGTACCTTTTATGTCTACGtagtctgtccacgagagatCAATATATACCCACCCCACTGTAAGGCCTTCACTACCACAGAATCTGAACATTCAAGTCTATAACTGTGTTTCAATGTGGTTTAAAACCACCACAGTGCCAGCAGCGCAGCTTCAAAGAGCACTATGTTGAATTGAGGGTAGAATCTGGCAAATGTTACAAATGGGAGTAATACATACATTACATTGTCTCATATGTGAGACAAACATATTGAAACATGCaaaaagggattttttttttttttaatggggaACGTCTCAAAACAGCACATACTGCAAAGTACTAGCGGGAGAAAGTCTTGTGAACTCACCAATTACGCAGTAGCAGCAAGCAATGACCcaacagtgacagagagagggggggcagaaaGAGACAGGGGCAGAGTGGGCAAGAGGAGGGGATTGAATGGGTGGACAAAGAAAGGATGTGAGGAGAGAAATGTGGAAAGGCAGtatgtgacagggagagagaacatagagaatGCGAGgacggagggaggtagagggagaccaaCATATAGAGAAAGAAGGAGTTGAAATAGGATGGGGAGCACAGTAGTAAGTAAGCATTGGCATGTGCACATGTGAgacaagagagagtgagagtgagagcgtgagagagaggcaCTGTTTAAGGAATTAAACCGTCAGCAGTGGTGACCGTTGAGCCCTCAGCGTTACATAATAAGGACAGCGGCGGTGGAGCGTGGCAGCGTCAGTCATGcatgcagaacacacacacacacttccctcagGATATATTCATGGCGCAGACTGTGTCCCCTACCTGATGCATCAAAGCCACCAGAGGGTGCTGCTGCGGCAGGCACTGTGTCTGCAGCTGCTGGTGTGGCGGGCATTAGTGGGGGTAGGGAGCCGAGGGTGTCGAAGCCACACTCCAGCAAGTCATTCTGGGCTGAGACAGGAGCCAGGGTAGGGGCGAGGGCCGGGGCCAAAGCGGGGGCCAAAGGAGCAGGGGCTGCCGTGGGAGCCAGGCTAGGAGACATCAGTCCTGGAAGTGGGGAACCATTTGAATGAGTATTATATACGGTGATAATAATTTTCATTTCCATTGATTTAAGTTACATTGTGTCATGGTATTCaatattaacatactgtacatgcagtATGAATCACAAACGGCAGATGTCTTAGAGCAGGGGCTCCCAACCCTTCTCCTGGAGAACCACAGTCCTGCAAGCTTTTACTACAACCCTTCTCCTGGAGAACCACAGTCCTGCAAGCTTTTACTACAACCCTTCTCCTGGAGAACCACAGTCCTGCAAGCTTTTACTACAACCCTTCTCCTGGAGAACCACAGTCCTGCAAGCTTTTACTACAACCCTTCTCCTGGAGAACCACAGTCCTGCAAGCTTTTACTTACAACCCTTCTACTGGAGAACCACAGTCTTTGCAAGCTTTTACTACAACCCTTCTCCTGGAGAACCACAGTCCTGCAAGCTTTTACTACAACCCTTCTCCTGGAGAACCACAGTCCTTGCAAGCTTTTACTACAACCCTTCTCCTGGAGAACCACAGTCCTGCAAGCTTTTACTACAACCCTTCTCCTGGAGAACCACAGTCCTGCAAGCTTTTACTACAACCCTTCTCCTGGAGAACCACAGTCCTGCAAGCTTTTACTTACAACCCTTCTCCTGGAGAACCACAGTCTCTGCAAGCTTTTACTACAACCCTTCTCCTGGAGAACCACAGTCCTTGCAAGCTTTTACTACAACCCTTCTCCTGGAGAACCACAGTCCTTGCAAGCTTTTACTACAACCCTTCTCCTGGAGAACCACAGTCCTTGCAAGCTTTTACTACAACCCTTCTCCTGGAGAACCACAGTCCTTGCAAGCTTTTACTACAACCCTAATCCAGCTCACTTTATTTGACTAATTAGCTGCTCACCGGGACATTGATTATGGTGTGTTGCAACTGGGTTAAagctaaagtgtgtgtgtgtgtgtgtgtgtgtgtgtgtgtgtgtgtgtgtgtgtgtgtgtgtgtgtgtgtgtgtgtgtgtgtgtgtgtgtgtgtgtgtgtgtgtgtgtgtgtgtgtgtgtgtgtgtgtgtgcgtaccacCCAACAGATCCTCCTCTCCTGGTCCCCCGGGGGCAGCGGGCATAGCGTCCATCAGAGCAGGACAACTGAATGTGTCTATAGAgtgacagccagccagccatcggGAACGCAGCATGAGGGTAAAGAACAGTTAGTTAGCCATGAGCCAGTAAGGGGGGAGGATACAAACAGGCAGTGAGACAAGTCTCACTGTACAGTAaaccagggttgggtaggttactttcgaAATGTAATCTGTttctagttacctgtccaaaattgtactGAGTAATgcaacttttggattacccaaactcagtaatgtaatctgattacattccattacttttagattactttccccttaagaggcattacaTAGCTGTTACAATATATGGATGTTTTACTTTATGGTTTGGTTATGTGGGCTTCTTCTTACCCATTGtgttctactacatataataatacaattaaattatatctttacattaaaaaccaaagtctatcagaattccagtcattccaataaatgctataccccttgatcttcaagaatagcacttggaaatatggaagtatagattaatTGTTTTACCTAAGCATAgccccaaaactaaggacttattagccagccctattCTTTtctttatgattttgttgtcatggaggactgattgggttCATTGATTCCAGTtaaaaaataaatgctgcgctcatggaatggcatgctttgccaagaatgtacaaagctgtcatcaaggcaaagggtggctccatctttttggttattacatgattccttatgtgttatttcataggtttgatgtcttcattattattatacagtgtagaaaatagtacaaataaagaaaaaccattgaatgagtaggtgtgtccaaactcttgactggtactgtttataatttataagtccaaaaatagaTGTAGAAACTACCGTTCACCCCTTTAAGTCTATTCAAAAGTGtgtgagtttgagcatgtgtccattaggcctatggattttttttttatcagcacGAATTAGATTGAGCTATAAAAGTCCCACTTTTATTCAATAGGCTGGAATATGCACTATGCAGCTAGTTGAAGAtcgcatttttcactggctgtccactggtttcaaacacaatgattgataggcagcttaaacttcttgaattcaactgttattgggttcaaatacacatttagatttcgGAACAGCCATCcgcaacaaccacaatccgtaacgcgcaaatagctaaatgagagagcagcagtgtgattcacaacgttatgtagatatcaataataaatTATATCCGTATccccgtagactacaccactactgtcatccttacctccaagcgttgaTTCAAATTGGATAATCTTTCGGATGCCGACAGCTGTCGCACCATTGGAATATTTAGCTTGGAcggtagcctacaaaagcctattcctgctcttttcccgcgatccatcGAACACATTTTCTATGTCATCATAGGcttctctgacttgtggtcagactcaggTGGAATAAATTTAAATTTGAGcctttttttcaatgctgatttgactGTCATTGAGcaaacagagaagtgtcaaagattttttttcccgcaaacatcctttctgaatttaaaagtcaTCCTCGAAGTAATCttttagtttttcaaaagtattggtaatctgattacaatattttagctggtaacgtaacggattacagttaccattttttgtaatcccttacatttaatccgttactccccaaccctgcagTAAACACACGCACGTGCAAGCATGTGCGCAAGCTTCTAAATACCATGCAATTGCAAGAGGGTAGAATTTCCGTCCCAACCTGTGTATGAACTCAAAACACTCTGCACATAAAAACATCGCAACTCAAGAAACCATAATACCACTGACCCAGAAAATCCAAAGGTGTTTCTTAGTGCAGGTGACAGTATTTGTAGGTTTCAGGGCGGGTGACGTCTCTACACGATGGCTGCTACTAACGCATTCACAGATAACTAACAAGCAATGCTACGTTAGCTACATAATCCAAAAGCAGTTGCAGAAGAAAACTTCTGGGATATACTGCTACACCAAACATATGACACTACCTCTCTCCTAGATCAAGACTTATTAGGGATCTATTACCCTGGCTACGAAGATACTTACACATGAACAGCTCTCCACATACAAATATCCTTCACACCTAATAGCTAATAGGATATTaataacctacaaagcattacatgggcttgctcctacctacctctctgatttggtcctgccgtacatacctacacgtacgctacggtcacaagacgcaggcctcctaattgtccctagaatttctaagcaaacagctggaggcagggctttctcctatagagctccatttttatggaacggtctgcctacccatgtcagagacgcaaactcggtctcaacctttaagtctttactgaagactcatctcttcagtgggtcatatgattgagtgtagtctggcccaggagtgggaaggtgaacggaaaggctctggagcaacgaaccgcccttgctgtctctgcctggccggttcccctctttccactgggattctctgcctctaaacctgttacgggggctgagtcactggcttgctggggctctctcgtgccgtccctggggggggtgcgtcacctgggtgggttgattcactgttgtggttggcctgtctgggttggcgccccccttgggttgtaccgtggcggagatctttgtgggctatactcagccttgtctcaggatggtaagttggtggttgaagatatccctctagtggtgtgggggctgtgctttggcaaagtgggtggggttatatccttcctgtttggccctgtccggggtgtcctcggatggggccacagtgtctcctgacccctcctgtctcagcctccagtatttatgctgcagtagtttatgtgtcgggggctagggtcagtttgttatatctggagtacttctcctgtcctattcggtgtcctgtgtgaatctaagtgtgcgttctctaattctctccttctctctttctttctctctctcggaggacctgagccctaggaccatgccccaggactacctgacatgatgactccttgctgtccccagtccacctggccatgctgctgctccagtttcaactgttctgccttactattattcaaccatgctggtcatttatgaacatttgaacatcttggacacgttctgttataatctccacccggcacagccagaagaggactggccaccccacatatgctctctctaattctctctttctttctctcactcggaggacctgagccctaggaccgtgccccaggactacctgacatgatggctccttgctgtccccagtccacctgactgtgctgctgctccagtttcaactgttctgccttattattattcgaccatgctggtaattgatgaacatttgaacatcttggtcatgttctgttataatctctaccaggcacagccagaagaggactggccaccccacatagcccggttcctctctaggtttcttcctaggttttggcctttctagggagtttttcctagccaccgtgcttttacacctgcattgtttgctgtttggggttttaggctgggtttcggtacagcactttgagatatcagctgatgtacgaagggctatataaatacatttgatttgatatttaacAATGGAGAAATGGCAATAAATAAATCACTGTAAACAAAGTACACAAGACGAATAGATTAACAGAGTATGGAAATGGTCAGATGTTCCTCAGCATGAGTCAAATTAACCCATGAAGGTGTACAGGAAGTGGTGGATTTCGTGGTACAGTACGCACCCAGCAGATCAATGACAAGTGCAGGTGCAGAGGGCTCAGGTTTGGGAGGAGAGACCGTTGCAGGGGCAGGAGCTGGAGTCGGGGCTTGAGCTGGAGTTGGAGCCACTGCTGGTGCTGGAGCCATAGCAGAGAATGCATctacagaatgagagaggagagtaaTTGCACCACAATTTGAAAAATCTGCATTATATAGAGTAGcagtcaaaagtatggacacacctactcattcaagttttttttttttattaaaaactattttctacattgtagaataatagtgaagacatcaaaactaggaaataacacatatggaatcatgatggactgttgtttctctttgcttatttgagctattaTTTAAATAATATGATTATAGATTTTGTTGTCACCGAGGACTGAATGGGCTCATTGATttgagttaaaaaaataaatgctgtgctcatggaatggcatgctttgccaagagtgtgcaaagctgtcatcaagacaaaaggctggctactttgaagaatcttaaatataatatatatatattacacttttttggttactacatgattccatatgtgttatttcatagtttaatgtcttcactattattctacaatgttgaaaatagtaaaaataaaaataaaacttgaatgagtaggtgtgtccatacttttgagtggtactatatatacagttgaagttggaagtttacatacacttaggttggagtcattaacacttgtttttcaagcgctccacaaatgtcttgttaacaaactatagttttggcaagtcagttaggacatctactttgtgcatgacacaagtaatttttccaacaattgtttacagacagattatttcacatataattcactgtatcacaattccagtgggtcagaagtttacatacacaaagttgactgtgcctttaaacagattggaaaattccaaaaaatgatgtcctggctttagaagcttctgatagcctaattgacatcatttgaatcaattggaggtggacctgtggatgtatttcaaggcctaccttcaaactcagtgcctctttgtttgacattatgggaaaatcaaaagaaatcagccaagacctcagaaaaataattgtagacgtccacaagtctggttcatccttgggagcaatttccaaacaccttttaaggtaccacattcatctgtacaaacaatagtaggcaagtataaacaccatgggaccacgcagccgtcataccgctcaggaaggagatgcgttctgtctactagagatgaacgtactttggtgtgaaaagtgcaaatcaatcccagaacgacagcaaaggaccttgtgaagatgctggaggaaacaggtacaaaagtgtcgatatccacagcaaaacgagtcctatatcgacataacctgaaaggccgctcagcaaagaagaagccacagctccaaaaccgccataaaaaagccagactacggtttgcaactgcacatggggacaaagattgtactttttgaagaaatgtcctctggtctgatgaaacaaaaatagaactgtttggccataatgaccatcattatgtttggaggaaaaagggggaggattgcaagctgaagaacaccatcctaactgtgaagcacaggggtggcagcatcatgttgtaggggtgctttgctacttcacaaaatagatggcatcatgaggtaggaaaattatctggatatattgaaggaacatctcaagacatcagtcaggaagttaaagcttggtcacaaatgggtcttccaaatggacaatgaccacaagcaaacttccaaagttgtggcaaaatggcttaaggacaacaaaatcaaggtattggagtggccatcacaaagacctgaccccgtcttatagaaaatgtgtgggcagaactgaaaaagcttgtgcgagcaagaaggcctacaaacctgactcagttacaccagctctgtctggaggaatgggccaaaattcacccaacttattgtgggaagcttgtggaaggctacctgaaacttttgacccgagttaaacaatttaaaggcaatgctaccaaattcgaattgagtgtatgtaaacttctgacccactgggaatgtgatgaaagaaataaaagctgaaataaatcattctctctactattattctgacatttcacattttttaaataaagtggtgatcctaacggaactaagacaggcaatttttactaggattaaatgtcaggaatagtgaaaaGCTGAGATTAAATGTTTTTGGATAAAATGTATGtaaaacttccaacttcaactgtatcatcTACAGTAAATATGTTTTTGCATCCTTACTACGCATAATTGTTTGGTTTTTGCTGTTTACACTGTGCATAATGGTATGTGGATTTGTGTAAATTCTTTGTctatatattctgtctgtatattctgtttaTTGTGGCAGCACCATTTCACCACGTCAGATTCCTGGTACATGTAAATGTTCTTGGCAATTTTatttattctgtttcatttgatCACAAAAAAAGACAAAGTTCCGGTCACTTCCTGAAGAGATACATTGATTGACAGGCTGACAGGGAAGTGCTTGTACGTCAGAAAATGACTTGTACCACTGTATGCTGTAGTCATGCAGGCAGAGTTGGAGATACAGGAAGTAGACCCATAGATGATCATGAATTGAGGTCAGCTAAGAGTGAGCAGATAGTGTAACTCACCAGTCACACCAGACAAGAGGTCTTCATCAGCATTGGCCTCGGGAGGCAAAGGAGAGGGCCCGCGAGAGATAGTAGGGAGATCTTCCAGGGAAACACCCGAGGAAGAAGGTAGAGGAAGTAGGAAGAGTGAAGTAGAAGAGCACAGAGGAGCATTAGCATAACATAGAGAGTGAAAGCAGTGGTAGGAGTTACTGTTATTAAGCCTGTGGGTCCAGGGTTGGGATCAGTTCGAAGTCAGTCAATACAGGAAGTAAAATGAAATGATGATTTAattgaaaatacattttattacTTCTCAATAAACAGAAAAGAAGAAGCTACTTGTCTTAAACAATTGACCAATTTTGAATGTTAAATtcaaatcacttcctgaattgactgagtACAAATTCAAATTGACCCAACCCTGGATTGGGTGCATGCACAAGTCGCATACCACTATGGGGACAAACCAAGACGTGTGGTAAAACAGATGGATGAGGAGGAAGGACAGAAGAGATGAAAAAGAAAGCAATCCACATGCTGTACCTGCCCCAAATAGGTCTACGCTAGGAGTAACAGCAGCATCAGCTTTTTCTGCGGTAGGGCTTTTCTCAGGAATAGAATCAAACATAGAATCTATAAACAAGGACACACAGTTACATTCAGTTTACAATCTATGCAGCATGAGttaagagggaaagggagaaaagcaacaacaacaacaaca contains:
- the LOC118364204 gene encoding clathrin coat assembly protein AP180-like isoform X5; its protein translation is MDLFAMKFDNTLAAPEAASPTSSAVPIIVAPIEPPAAAPVPSTTTTTESAAAPAPAVPTLDLFGDSMFDSIPEKSPTAEKADAAVTPSVDLFGADLPTISRGPSPLPPEANADEDLLSGVTDAFSAMAPAPAVAPTPAQAPTPAPAPATVSPPKPEPSAPALVIDLLDTFSCPALMDAMPAAPGGPGEEDLLGGLMSPSLAPTAAPAPLAPALAPALAPTLAPVSAQNDLLECGFDTLGSLPPLMPATPAAADTVPAAAAPSGGFDASVFGGLGDILMPAITPQSTGGSVGSTGSGGVSTKFTPAVGVGMTGATAIKRPSIGGDLDSSLANLVGDLGIQKKDHQWNEKKLTGGSNWTPQVAPPSWGAPGPMMGGPAPGAPGAPGAIPPPMGAHPGFSMASAAGSGVPMMPPMMMGQPMMGQPMRPPLPGAAAPGALLSSGPAATQSKKPKDPLADLNLKDLM
- the LOC118364204 gene encoding clathrin coat assembly protein AP180-like isoform X6; protein product: MDLFGDAFAPSPGDGPPSRAPAADACAGSDPFAPSEGSANLAPEMDLFAMKFDNTLAAPEAASPTSSAVPIIVAPIEPPAAAPVPSTTTTTESAAAPAPAVPTLDLFGDAFSAMAPAPAVAPTPAQAPTPAPAPATVSPPKPEPSAPALVIDLLDTFSCPALMDAMPAAPGGPGEEDLLGGLMSPSLAPTAAPAPLAPALAPALAPTLAPVSAQNDLLECGFDTLGSLPPLMPATPAAADTVPAAAAPSGGFDASVFGGLGDILMPAITPQSTGGSVGSTGSGGVSTKFTPAVGVGMTGATAIKRPSIGGDLDSSLANLVGDLGIQKKDHQWNEKKLTGGSNWTPQVAPPSWGAPGPMMGGPAPGAPGAPGAIPPPMGAHPGFSMASAAGSGVPMMPPMMMGQPMMGQPMRPPLPGAAAPGALLSSGPAATQSKKPKDPLADLNLKDLM
- the LOC118364204 gene encoding clathrin coat assembly protein AP180-like isoform X4 — translated: MDLFGDAFAPSPGDGPPSRAPAADACAGSDPFAPSEGSANLAPEMDLFAMKFDNTLAAPEAASPTSSAVPIIVAPIEPPAAAPVPSTTTTTESAAAPAPAVPTLDLFGDLPTISRGPSPLPPEANADEDLLSGVTDAFSAMAPAPAVAPTPAQAPTPAPAPATVSPPKPEPSAPALVIDLLDTFSCPALMDAMPAAPGGPGEEDLLGGLMSPSLAPTAAPAPLAPALAPALAPTLAPVSAQNDLLECGFDTLGSLPPLMPATPAAADTVPAAAAPSGGFDASVFGGLGDILMPAITPQSTGGSVGSTGSGGVSTKFTPAVGVGMTGATAIKRPSIGGDLDSSLANLVGDLGIQKKDHQWNEKKLTGGSNWTPQVAPPSWGAPGPMMGGPAPGAPGAPGAIPPPMGAHPGFSMASAAGSGVPMMPPMMMGQPMMGQPMRPPLPGAAAPGALLSSGPAATQSKKPKDPLADLNLKDLM
- the LOC118364204 gene encoding clathrin coat assembly protein AP180-like isoform X2 encodes the protein MDLFGDAFAPSPGDGPPSRAPAADACAGSDPFAPSEGSANLAPEMDLFAMKFDNTLAAPEAASPTSSAVPIIVAPIEPPAAAPVPSTTTTTESAAAPAPAVPTLDLFGDSMFDSIPEKSPTAEKADAAVTPSVDLFGADLPTISRGPSPLPPEANADEDLLSGVTDAFSAMAPAPAVAPTPAQAPTPAPAPATVSPPKPEPSAPALVIDLLDTFSCPALMDAMPAAPGGPGEEDLLGGLMSPSLAPTAAPAPLAPALAPALAPTLAPVSAQNDLLECGFDTLGSLPPLMPATPAAADTVPAAAAPSGGFDASGDILMPAITPQSTGGSVGSTGSGGVSTKFTPAVGVGMTGATAIKRPSIGGDLDSSLANLVGDLGIQKKDHQWNEKKLTGGSNWTPQVAPPSWGAPGPMMGGPAPGAPGAPGAIPPPMGAHPGFSMASAAGSGVPMMPPMMMGQPMMGQPMRPPLPGAAAPGALLSSGPAATQSKKPKDPLADLNLKDLM
- the LOC118364204 gene encoding clathrin coat assembly protein AP180-like isoform X3, which gives rise to MDLFGDPFAPSEGSANLAPEMDLFAMKFDNTLAAPEAASPTSSAVPIIVAPIEPPAAAPVPSTTTTTESAAAPAPAVPTLDLFGDSMFDSIPEKSPTAEKADAAVTPSVDLFGADLPTISRGPSPLPPEANADEDLLSGVTDAFSAMAPAPAVAPTPAQAPTPAPAPATVSPPKPEPSAPALVIDLLDTFSCPALMDAMPAAPGGPGEEDLLGGLMSPSLAPTAAPAPLAPALAPALAPTLAPVSAQNDLLECGFDTLGSLPPLMPATPAAADTVPAAAAPSGGFDASVFGGLGDILMPAITPQSTGGSVGSTGSGGVSTKFTPAVGVGMTGATAIKRPSIGGDLDSSLANLVGDLGIQKKDHQWNEKKLTGGSNWTPQVAPPSWGAPGPMMGGPAPGAPGAPGAIPPPMGAHPGFSMASAAGSGVPMMPPMMMGQPMMGQPMRPPLPGAAAPGALLSSGPAATQSKKPKDPLADLNLKDLM